A single window of Rhipicephalus microplus isolate Deutch F79 chromosome 5, USDA_Rmic, whole genome shotgun sequence DNA harbors:
- the Mettl14 gene encoding methyltransferase like 14 produces MSGELSIRQALKERSQKRRVLLVQQLGDGTASNLSQILGNTNEREQLARDSKAAQGSSRANADPSKDPKQPRLDCDSSPTHSADDDSYGEEKVYTYRDSSTFLKGTQSANPHNDYCQHFVDTGQRPQNFIRDVGLADRFEEYPKLKELIRLKDELIRDTATPPMYLKCDLESFDFRSLKCKFDVILVEPPLEEYQRTCGVSSHTKFWSWEEIMKLEIEEVAASRSFLFLWCGSSDGLDLGRLCLRKWGFRRCEDICWIKTNIKNPVHLKNLEPRAVFQRTKEHCLMGIKGTVRRSTDGDFIHANIDIDLIISEEPEFGGIEKPEEIFHIIEHFCLGRRRLHVFGRDVTIRPGWLTIGPDLTNSNFNSDAYNAHFSKGSDYLTGCTERIEILRPKSPPPKGGKNAGGPPGLSRGGNRRGRGAPRGR; encoded by the coding sequence ATGAGCGGCGAGTTATCGATCAGGCAGGCGCTCAAGGAACGTTCACAGAAAAGGCGGGTTCTTCTCGTTCAGCAGCTGGGGGACGGCACCGCCAGCAACCTCAGTCAGATCCTCGGCAACACCAACGAAAGGGAGCAGCTCGCCCGGGATTCGAAGGCGGCTCAGGGGTCTAGCCGTGCGAATGCCGACCCTTCCAAGGATCCCAAGCAGCCGAGACTCGACTGCGACTCTTCGCCGACTCATTCCGCCGACGACGATTCGTACGGTGAGGAGAAAGTGTACACCTACCGCGATTCGAGCACGTTCCTGAAGGGAACCCAGAGCGCGAACCCGCACAACGATTACTGCCAGCACTTCGTGGACACCGGACAGCGGCCGCAGAACTTCATCCGGGACGTTGGCCTGGCCGACCGCTTCGAGGAGTACCCGAAGCTCAAGGAGCTCATACGACTTAAAGACGAGCTCATTCGAGACACCGCGACGCCACCGATGTACCTCAAGTGCGACCTGGAGTCGTTCGACTTCCGCAGCCTGAAGTGCAAGTTCGACGTGATTCTGGTCGAGCCTCCGCTCGAAGAGTACCAGCGCACCTGTGGTGTCTCCTCCCACACAAAGTTCTGGAGCTGGGAGGAGATCATGAAGCTGGAGATCGAAGAAGTGGCCGCCTCGCGTTCTTTCCTGTTCCTCTGGTGCGGTTCATCGGACGGCTTGGACCTGGGCCGGCTTTGCCTACGAAAGTGGGGCTTCCGCCGATGCGAGGACATATGCTGGATCAAGACGAACATCAAGAACCCGGTTCACCTGAAGAACCTCGAGCCCCGCGCAGTGTTTCAGCGGACCAAAGAACACTGCCTGATGGGCATCAAGGGCACTGTACGCAGAAGCACCGACGGCGACTTCATACACGCCAACATCGACATCGATCTGATCATCTCGGAAGAGCCCGAGTTTGGCGGTATCGAGAAGCCCGAGGAGATATTCCACATCATCGAACACTTCTGCTTGGGCCGTCGCCGTCTGCACGTATTTGGCCGAGATGTCACCATCCGGCCTGGTTGGCTTACTATCGGACCGGATTTGACTAACAGCAACTTCAACAGCGATGCGTACAATGCCCACTTCAGTAAGGGTTCCGACTATCTCACCGGATGCACCGAACGCATAGAGATCCTCAGGCCCAAGTCTCCGCCCCCGAAGGGCGGAAAGAACGCTGGCGGACCACCTGGACTTTCCAGAGGAGGCAATCGCCGTGGAAGAGGAGCACCCAGAGGCCGCTGA